The Bacillus sp. BGMRC 2118 genome contains a region encoding:
- a CDS encoding DUF2294 family protein, with amino-acid sequence MQQKLMDISSLTSKMLRKNFGRGPESCYASVNLQYLVFYIRGFLSPMESVLLENGNSDKIDISRSIVMKNVLTELKGILEVEFEQDVTYFYHDWNYPQNRGMIVVEFENNILVEMDQTHSTSENDSLIKEVERISALVQKIPEKTEVYPITSKICLIKREGILIQIEKALIEKGYEQTLYVTKDELEKSYLHRDGRFEDIFHNPVSDIFVDWDFKRDNSIICFVLK; translated from the coding sequence ATGCAGCAAAAACTAATGGATATCAGTAGTTTAACAAGTAAAATGCTGAGAAAGAATTTTGGACGTGGACCTGAGTCTTGTTATGCCTCAGTAAATTTACAATATCTCGTTTTTTACATTCGTGGTTTTCTTTCACCAATGGAATCAGTCTTACTTGAAAATGGTAATTCAGATAAAATCGATATATCACGCAGTATTGTGATGAAAAATGTCTTAACTGAGTTAAAAGGAATTCTTGAGGTCGAATTTGAACAGGACGTAACCTACTTTTATCATGACTGGAATTATCCACAAAACAGAGGGATGATTGTTGTTGAATTTGAAAATAACATTTTGGTAGAAATGGACCAAACGCACTCCACATCAGAGAATGACTCGTTGATTAAGGAAGTGGAAAGAATCAGTGCTCTCGTTCAAAAAATACCCGAAAAAACGGAAGTTTACCCGATTACATCAAAGATTTGTTTAATTAAAAGAGAGGGCATCTTAATACAAATTGAAAAAGCATTAATCGAGAAGGGATACGAGCAAACTCTATATGTAACGAAGGATGAATTGGAAAAGTCTTATCTGCATAGAGATGGCCGATTTGAAGACATTTTTCATAATCCTGTTTCAGATATTTTTGTTGACTGGGATTTTAAAAGAGATAATAGCATTATTTGTTTCGTATTAAAGTAA